From a region of the Saccharomycodes ludwigii strain NBRC 1722 chromosome VII, whole genome shotgun sequence genome:
- the MCH4 gene encoding Mch4p (similar to Saccharomyces cerevisiae YOL119C | MCH4 | MonoCarboxylate transporter Homologue): MEIELQNIPAKNDWVVNKSRAYSSAYLHNENEQIQDESKAFTLYEQQPVTIKNLGKTDEQETEENFASSLLEEDDEESFPEGGIQAYLVVFGSFMGLIPVFGMINSLGAIQSYISYNQLSDVKSSTVSWIFSIFLAISFVSCVFTGAYFDRNGGFIPMAVGSLFYVGGIMGLANCTKVWHFILSFALCTGCATGILTTPLVSCVATWFYKKRALATSIASIGGSIGGIVFPIMLRKLYVEVGFQWAIRILGFICLVCLLTAVFLAKERKNLRKKIEPFDTKWELIKWYVSNSFNWKYFLDLKFLFAALGASFAENSLTCSATFLASYSILRGNSQNISYALITVTNAAGILGRYIPGYLADKCMGRFNVVIITISFAALFNFVLWLPFGGHIGCLWAYVCLYGFSSGSILSLTPSCIGQISKTSEFGQRYSTTYLIEAAMTLPIIPIGGAIIGDGKSVKKYNDFIVFSTMLMVTGVICYIISRVLCVGFAIRKF; the protein is encoded by the coding sequence ATGGAGATtgaattacaaaatatcCCAGCCAAAAATGACTGGGTAGTTAACAAATCTAGAGCTTATTCATCAGCATATTTGCACAATGAGAATGAACAAATACAAGATGAAAGCAAAGCTTTCACATTATATGAGCAGCAGCCAGttacaattaaaaatctAGGAAAAACCGACGAACAAGAGACGGAAGAAAATTTCGCTTCATCACTACTTGAGGAAGACGATGAAGAATCTTTTCCTGAAGGCGGTATACAAGCATATTTAGTCGTATTCGGCAGTTTTATGGGATTGATTCCTGTTTTTGGAATGATCAATTCCTTGGGTGCTATACAAAGTTATATTAGTTATAATCAATTAAGTGACGTCAAATCATCAACAGTCTCGTGGATTTTCTCTATTTTCTTGGCAATTTCCTTCGTTAGTTGTGTTTTTACAGGTGCCTATTTTGACCGGAACGGTGGGTTCATCCCAATGGCCGTGGGTTCCTTGTTTTATGTCGGTGGCATTATGGGATTAGCCAATTGCACAAAAGTGTggcattttattttatcttttgcCCTTTGCACAGGTTGCGCTACAGGTATATTAACCACTCCTCTCGTCAGTTGTGTAGCAACTTGGTTTTATAAGAAAAGAGCTTTGGCTACAAGTATTGCCTCTATTGGTGGATCTATTGGTGGGATTGTGTTTCCCATAATGTTGAGAAAATTGTATGTTGAAGTAGGTTTCCAATGGGCCATTAGGATACTAGGCTTTATTTGTTTGGTATGCTTGTTAACAGCTGTGTTTTTGGctaaagaaagaaaaaatttgaggaaaaaaattgaaccTTTTGATACTAAATGGGAACTTATAAAATGGTATGTAAGTAATAGCTTTAATTGGAAgtattttttggatttaaaGTTCCTGTTTGCAGCACTGGGTGCTTCATTTGCAGAAAATTCGTTAACTTGTTCAGCTACATTTCTGGCATCGTATTCTATTTTAAGAGGAAATTCTCAGAATATATCGTATGCATTAATCACAGTCACAAATGCAGCAGGGATCTTGGGAAGATATATCCCAGGATATTTAGCTGATAAGTGTATGGGACGTTTtaatgttgttattatcacaATTTCGTTTGCTgcattatttaattttgtgtTGTGGTTACCCTTTGGTGGTCATATTGGATGTTTATGGGCCTATGTCTGTTTGTATGGTTTTAGTAGTGGGAGCATTTTAAGTTTAACACCATCTTGCATTGGGCAAATATCAAAGACTTCAGAATTTGGACAAAGATATTCTACCACATATTTAATTGAGGCAGCAATGACATTACCCATTATTCCAATAGGTGGTGCGATTATAGGTGATGGTAAAAGTGTCAAGAAAtataatgattttattgTGTTTTCTACCATGTTAATGGTTACGGGGGTTATTTGTTACATAATATCAAGAGTTTTGTGTGTTGGGTTTGCTATCAGAAAGTTTTAA
- the AHP1 gene encoding thioredoxin peroxidase AHP1 (similar to Saccharomyces cerevisiae YLR109W | AHP1 | Alkyl HydroPeroxide reductase), with product MYGLRRSISQINSISKFHTFSKVFFKVGESIKPGIPALFENSPGNSVDLGAEVAKIPKSIIVGVPGAFSPACSASHIPGYIKHLKDFQKKGIDQIFVTVVNDPFVTKAWADSLKLKDSTGGKIRLIADAQGKFAESGDALFDASVKFFGNKRNYRFALVLENGKIIKEFVEPDQVGVKVSSAENVLKNL from the coding sequence atgtaTGGTTTAAGACGTAGTATTTCACAAATCAATTCAATTTCTAAATTTCACACCTTTTCTAAGGTCTTTTTCAAAGTCGGTGAATCAATTAAACCGGGCATTCCTGctttatttgaaaattcaCCCGGCAATTCTGTAGATTTGGGCGCTGAAGTTGCAAAAATTCCAAAATCTATAATTGTTGGCGTTCCAGGAGCATTCTCTCCAGCCTGTAGTGCATCCCATATTCCAGGTTATATTAAGCACTTGAAagatttccaaaaaaaggGTATTGATCAGATTTTTGTTACTGTGGTAAACGATCCGTTTGTCACCAAAGCTTGGGCAGATAGTTTGAAATTGAAAGATTCTACTGGTGGCAAAATCAGATTGATTGCTGATGCTCAAGGCAAATTTGCTGAAAGCGGTGATGCTTTGTTTGATGCATctgttaaattttttggtaataaaagaaattatagATTTGCATTGGTCCTAGAAAATGGCAAGattattaaagaatttGTTGAGCCGGACCAAGTTGGTGTTAAAGTTTCTAGTGCTGaaaatgttttgaaaaatttataa
- the MSN1 gene encoding Msn1p (similar to Saccharomyces cerevisiae YOL116W | MSN1 | Multicopy suppressor of SNF1 mutation) codes for MPLSLPPPYLSQQHHSNGSNNYHQEATSSNITGNNTDMALRLAKLENKVTKFETLFQTFSSQLDKYFKKYDTMMDIQQKHLSSLTYIVKNMMKDEARYYEVMNEKYSDIINGVESLKSVTSTDFPLFASSSSNPTHNNTTTNLDNILYPPVIPPSQQSQVMGKDSSSFLHDVGFPFRTNFSEENTRQNNITINNNNNNNNNNNTNHMHNNSNSNATINRTNSNSDAILDSLNSSTYTDSTTIAANTAGAPIDNSDFRSSLLVRSEINANDGAKSSNNYNNDTNDNSNSSGATATTTNTTTTTATTTNNNGTVGTNTIGNTDTTNSTIATITTNSDNNNNNNDNNNNNNRNNNTSATVNINVIDGNTNDNMNKTNKIPRYKPLRNDFLPPINNTNNDINNNDNKHYNNGITTRFPMKISTSTNNFPDLDTTPIKRSFQLLNEPINGLAPSATNQRNPMHFIRSKSNSNANNDGSILGKISEDGHKDSNKALNKGQSNDDQKHNKDIYKTNPKRNGNLVRISNLPIEPIQGIANKNNITGNISSNITGTTTDAKPNNYINSNINSSSTSNSTSSSSPVTLNFEDPNLQEELYVTKKGMHKKRKLYIGTFKFLSSPSSVLEIWQEYMNGCYGQPSIKDMELTYHTSWRRSAAVAKRFSRRNVLYKAIKKGLQKGLSLNDCILILENARIIHDNKNNKKNAGSSDSKNNNGNHRNDDKYPHNILDSKDDSDGRGKVRGNNGSNDDDGEYPKNKDRVVKQPIGWLCNAQNIPDILK; via the coding sequence ATGCCACTTTCATTACCACCACCATATTTATCACAACAACACCACTCGAATGGCAGCAATAATTATCATCAAGAAGCCACTAGCTCTAATATAACTGGCAATAATACTGATATGGCTCTTCGACTAGctaaattagaaaataaagttacTAAATTTGAAACATTGTTTCAAACCTTTAGTTCTCAAttggataaatattttaagaAATATGATACAATGATGGATATTCAACAGAAACATTTATCTTCTTTGACTTATATTGTCAAGAATATGATGAAGGATGAGGCAAGGTATTACGAAGTTATGAACGAAAAATATTcggatattattaatggagTAGAGTCTTTAAAATCGGTTACTTCTACTGATTTCCCATTATTTGCATCTTCTTCCTCTAATCCCACCCATAATAACACGACGACTAATTtagataatatattatatccGCCAGTAATACCCCCCTCACAACAATCTCAAGTTATGGGTAAAgattcttcttcatttttacaTGATGTAGGTTTTCCTTTTAGAACTAATTTCTCTGAAGAAAATACAagacaaaataatatcaccattaataataataataataataataataataataataccaatcaTATGCATAATAACTCCAATAGTAATGCCACAATAAACAGAACCAATTCAAATTCGGATGCTATTCTAGATTCATTAAATTCCAGCACATATACAGATTCTACTACAATTGCAGCTAATACCGCGGGTGCACCAATTGATAATTCTGATTTCAGATCATCTTTATTAGTAAGGTCAGAAATTAATGCTAATGATGGTGCTAAAAGTAGTAACAATTACAATAACGATACCAATGATAATAGCAACAGCAGCGGTGCTACagctactactactaatactacAACTACAACagctactactactaataacaatggtaCTGTTGGTACTAACACTATTGGTAATACAGATACTACTAATAGTACAATCGCGACTATCACCACTAATagtgacaataataacaataataatgataacaataacaataataataggaataataatactagtgctactgttaatattaatgtGATTGACGGTAATACTAACGataatatgaataaaaCGAATAAAATACCAAGATATAAACCTTTGagaaatgattttttaccaccaataaataataccaacaacgatattaacaacaatgacaataaacattataataatgggATTACAACAAGATTTCCGATGAAAATTAGTACTTCAACCAATAATTTTCCGGACTTGGATACAACTCCAATAAAGAGATCATTTCAATTGCTCAATGAACCTATAAATGGACTGGCACCTAGTGCAACAAATCAAAGAAACCCAATGCATTTCATTCGATCCAAATCCAATAGTAATGCTAATAACGATGGTAGCATACTTGGTAAAATTAGTGAAGATGGACATAAAGATAGCAATAAAGCCCTTAATAAAGGCCAAAGCAACGATGACCAAAAACATAacaaagatatatataaaactaATCCTAAACGGAATGGCAATTTAGTTAGAATCTCTAATCTTCCCATAGAGCCAATACAAGGGATTgcaaacaaaaacaatattactGGTAATATTAGCAGTAATATTACTGGCACGACTACGGATGCAAAGCCTAATAATTATAtcaatagtaatataaaCTCTTCTTCTACATCAAATTCCACATCATCTTCCTCCCCGGTTACATTAAATTTTGAGGATCCTAACTTGCAAGAGGAACTATATGTTACTAAGAAGGGAATgcataaaaaaaggaagttATATATAGGcacttttaaatttttgagTTCTCCGAGCAGTGTTCTAGAAATATGGCAAGAATATATGAACGGGTGCTATGGACAGCCTAGTATTAAGGACATGGAATTAACTTATCATACTAGCTGGAGAAGGAGTGCTGCTGTGGCTAAACGTTTTAGTAGGAGGAATGTACTGTATAaagctattaaaaaaggattACAAAAGGGTTTAAGTTTAAATGACTGCATTCTCATTTTGGAAAACGCCAGAATTATCCATGATAACaagaataacaaaaaaaatgctgGTTCTAGTGATAGTAAGaacaataatggtaatcATAGGAATGATGATAAATATCCACACAACATACTAGATTCAAAAGACGATAGTGATGGAAGAGGGAAAGTTCGGGGAAATAATGGCagtaatgatgatgatggggaatatccaaaaaataaggaTCGAGTCGTTAAACAACCGATAGGTTGGTTATGTAATGCACAAAACATTCCTGACATTTTGAAATAG
- a CDS encoding uncharacterized protein (similar to Saccharomyces cerevisiae YNL299W | TRF5 | Topoisomerase one-Related Function (paralog of YOL115W | PAP2)): MRKSSLSKVQKNFKVFNDVNEHENRYAQLTLEDSIAESSEGEKVSSNEDDYDPTSLDISNKNTEPTEKDTLSTNALDNNEDFIGFDFDSSSDNDEYEKSDEEVNFEEDKDDSSSTGKHVFNSDYPWILNHDHSKQKEIADWLCLEIKDFVAYISPSRSEIKIRNKTISKIRQAVKEFWPDADLHIFGSYATDLYLPGSDIDCVVNSKAGGKESRSNLYSLASFLKRKKLAIQVEVIAKARVPIIKFVEPESNIHIDVSFERLNGLEAAKIIRDWLTETPGLRELVLIVKQFLSARRLNNVHNGGLGGFSIICLVYSFLQLHPRILTDDIDPMNNLGVLLIDFFELYGKNFAYDDIGISVTDGNVRYLKKSQHPDLTMGSRSSFTLCIQDPGDAKNNISRGSFNIRDIKKAFAGAYDLLTDRCYELYYATYKERVGKSILGNVIKYRGKLREFRDERNLVTNKAIVENENYHKRKRDMVNGEDSYERDEDIFVIGTSDEEHEKYKITEDKSYDEERQDMSKIDKSKEEKKKRNKPANDKRKKQKIKHDKKKEESGEKKKKDVIKEISKKSVDDYMGLNDNSNEEADDEYNPELVDISTTSETKEPAFEFKDGDKIQSDAYDVENDSSYSPSIIEPKLNKQRKRDYWLSKGNSL; the protein is encoded by the coding sequence atgagaaaatCTAGTCTAAGCAAAGTTcagaaaaattttaaagtaTTCAATGATGTCAATGAACACGAAAACAGATACGCACAATTGACTTTGGAAGACTCAATAGCAGAATCATCTGAGGGGGAAAAAGTAAGTTCTaatgaagatgattatGATCCTACCAGCTTGgatatttcaaataaaaacaccGAGCCAACAGAGAAAGACACTTTATCTACCAATGCTTTAGATAACAATGAAGATTTTATTGGATTTGATTTTGATAGCAGTAGTGATAATGATGAGTACGAGAAAAGTGATGAAGAAGTGAACTTTGAAGAGGACAAAGATGACTCTAGTTCTACTGGAAAACATGTTTTCAATAGTGATTATCCATGGATATTAAACCATGACCattcaaaacaaaaggaaattGCAGACTGGCTATGCTTAGAGATCAAGGACTTTGTGGCGTATATATCGCCCAGTAGGagtgaaattaaaattagaaacaAAACCATATCGAAGATTAGACAGGCAGTTAAAGAATTTTGGCCAGATGCCGATCttcatatttttggttCTTATGCTACAGATCTATATTTACCGGGTAGTGATATAGACTGTGTTGTTAATAGCAAAGCTGGTGGTAAAGAGAGTAGGTCTAATCTTTATTCTTTGGCTTCCTTTttaaagagaaagaaattAGCTATTCAAGTGGAAGTTATTGCAAAGGCCAGGGTGcctattattaaatttgtaGAGCCTGAATCAAACATCCACATTGATGTTTCGTTTGAAAGGCTTAATGGCTTAGAAGCTgctaaaattattagagATTGGTTAACGGAAACACCCGGTTTACGGGAACTAGTTTTAATTGTTAAACAGTTTTTAAGTGCTAGAAGACTAAATAACGTTCATAACGGTGGGCTTGGTGgttttagtattatttgtttagtTTACTCTTTTTTACAACTGCACCCAAGAATATTGACCGATGACATCGATCCAATGAACAACTTGGGTGTTTTATTGATTGATTTTTTCGAGTTGtatggaaaaaattttgcatATGACGATATTGGGATTTCAGTAACAGACGGCAATGTTCgctatttgaaaaaaagcCAACATCCGGATTTAACCATGGGTAGTAGATCATCTTTTACCTTGTGCATACAGGACCCTGGAGATGCCAAGAATAATATTAGCAGAGGTTCATTCAACATCCGTGATATTAAGAAGGCATTTGCAGGGGCATATGATTTATTGACCGATAGGTGTTATGAATTGTATTATGCCACGTATAAAGAACGTGTAGGTAAATCTATTTTGGGAAATGTCATTAAATACAGGGGGAAATTGAGGGAATTTAGAGATGAGAGAAATCTGGTTACCAACAAGGCCATcgttgaaaatgaaaattatcATAAGAGAAAGAGGGATATGGTTAATGGCGAAGATAGCTATGAAAGGGATGAAGATATCTTTGTTATTGGAACCAGTGACGAAGAacatgaaaaatataaaattactGAGGACAAAAGTTACGATGAAGAAAGGCAGGATATGTCTAAAATAGACAAAAgtaaggaagaaaaaaaaaaaaggaataaaCCAGCCAATGATAAAcgcaaaaaacaaaagattaaacatgataaaaaaaaggaagaatctggcgaaaaaaagaaaaaagatgtaataaaagaaatatcgAAAAAAAGTGTGGATGATTACATGGGTTTAAATGATAACAGCAATGAAGAAGCAGATGATGAATATAATCCAGAGCTGGTTGACATTTCCACTACAAGTGAGACAAAAGAGCCAGCGTTTGAATTTAAGGACGGAGATAAAATCCAGTCCGACGCTTATGATGTGGAAAATGACAGTAGTTATTCTCCATCTATAATAGAGCCAAAACTCAACAAACAACGTAAAAGAGACTATTGGTTAAGTAAAGGAAAttctttataa
- the PTH4 gene encoding Pth4p (similar to Saccharomyces cerevisiae YOL114C | PTH4 | peptidyl tRNA hydrolase 4), protein MSQLSSAKVPIFLINKNIVRLIHSTQSLCNSIDKLKAKQWVDCLKIDNIPSSMFFSKFSRSSGPGGQNVNKVNSKCTLIMYDFHQNKWIPQYVKDQLLQNPGFRYYTSKKDALVIQSDESRSSEDNKRLCLEKFVKMIKQLVYFPKDPDSKSIEKWVNVKKKSNEHRLQNKKFQKDKKLTRKKVLNYDF, encoded by the coding sequence ATGTCCCAACTATCATCTGCAAAAGTACCAATATtcttaataaataaaaatatcgtTAGACTCATCCATTCTACTCAATCACTTTGTAACAGTATTGACAAATTAAAGGCAAAACAATGGGTAGACTGCTTAAAAATAGACAATATCCCTTCAAGTATGTTCTTCTCCAAGTTTAGTAGATCTAGTGGTCCAGGTGGTCAAAACGTTAATAAAGTTAACAGCAAATGTACACTAATCATGTATGATTTCCATCAAAACAAATGGATCCCACAATATGTTAAAGATCAATTGTTGCAAAATCCAGGGTTTAGGTATTATACCAGCAAAAAAGACGCTTTGGTCATACAATCCGATGAAAGTAGGTCAAgtgaagataataaaaggTTATGTCTAGAaaaatttgtaaaaatgATTAAACAGCTAGTTTATTTCCCAAAGGATCCCGATTCAAAGAGCATAGAAAAATGGGTAAATGTCAAGAAGAAAAGCAATGAGCATAGAttgcaaaataaaaaattccaaaaagataaaaagttgacaagaaaaaaagtgttGAACTATGATTTCTAA